In Methanosarcina barkeri MS, a single window of DNA contains:
- a CDS encoding Cap15 family cyclic dinucleotide receptor domain-containing protein: MHPYSTDNNRIKVLGSMGSLAFITSIVILKLLNSFVDYFNSLPYFSHIPYIPQMSFFAIVFMIFFYSYDRYLWKLKFSKIPNLSGKWNGRIKTSYGKGEEIDVEVNIKQTWSSISIVLKTSNSKSKSKTASISLSEARLVYQYFNEPLSSSVATLHKHYGVTFLDFDEIDRLEGSYFTCKDRQTHGEIFLERKK, from the coding sequence ATGCATCCATATTCCACTGATAATAACAGAATTAAAGTATTAGGATCTATGGGAAGCTTAGCATTTATAACTTCTATTGTAATCCTTAAATTATTAAATTCGTTTGTAGATTATTTTAATAGCCTTCCTTACTTTAGCCATATACCATATATTCCTCAAATGTCATTTTTTGCGATTGTATTTATGATTTTTTTCTATTCTTATGACAGATATTTATGGAAACTTAAATTCTCCAAGATCCCAAATTTAAGTGGAAAGTGGAATGGCCGCATAAAAACAAGTTATGGCAAAGGAGAAGAAATCGATGTAGAGGTCAACATTAAGCAGACTTGGAGTTCTATATCTATAGTTTTGAAAACTAGTAATTCAAAATCAAAAAGCAAGACTGCTTCGATATCGTTGTCAGAGGCTCGATTGGTGTACCAATACTTCAATGAACCTTTGTCTAGTTCTGTCGCAACTCTACACAAACATTATGGAGTTACTTTTTTAGATTTTGATGAAATTGATCGACTTGAGGGAAGCTATTTCACTTGTAAGGATAGGCAAACTCATGGAGAAATATTTTTGGAAAGAAAAAAATAA
- a CDS encoding AAA family ATPase, translated as MLKRIKIKNFKALKNIDSLDIKPITFFVGPNSSGKSSAFQVLLALKQTVKSSDENTPLILQDYIDLGSYKDIIWNHDEKQELEIEFDVGSNSYNSEDSLLKRYKFVYKLVKRGFYAGEIILNKYSYNEYKTNEIKEKLVSFNVSWLGKNKYSFTIEKPDIFAGKISVYRKNISQFIPVKLLDNDKHLKNGQRYLQPFIVSNEANRDLDAFFRSMSHIGPSRTEPKRLYTQSGAAPHEVGKYGQWAVDEILLSKEMRFLVKKWFKEFNISSEFKLEELRKGSRRYEILLKDYHTGTWVTIADVGFGVSQLLPIIVECFNPDSSTLLIEQPEIHLHPKGQASMGDLLVDSVNNLKKSIIVETHSDLIISRVCTHVVKGDISPDDVAIYYFDPSTDGTKILRIDINEDGQMVNFPEGFFEERFNEVVERTDIVFDKMDEG; from the coding sequence ATGTTAAAAAGAATAAAAATTAAAAATTTTAAAGCATTGAAAAATATTGACTCACTGGACATAAAACCTATTACATTTTTTGTAGGCCCTAACAGCTCGGGAAAATCAAGTGCTTTTCAGGTGTTACTGGCATTAAAACAAACTGTAAAAAGTTCTGATGAAAATACTCCTCTTATCCTTCAAGACTATATTGATTTAGGTTCATACAAAGACATAATCTGGAACCATGATGAAAAACAAGAACTTGAGATAGAATTTGATGTGGGATCGAATTCGTATAATTCTGAAGATTCGTTACTTAAACGCTATAAGTTTGTGTATAAACTGGTGAAAAGAGGATTTTACGCGGGAGAAATAATCCTTAATAAATATTCATATAATGAATATAAAACAAATGAAATAAAGGAAAAACTAGTTTCTTTTAATGTCAGCTGGCTTGGAAAAAACAAATACTCCTTTACTATAGAGAAGCCAGATATTTTTGCAGGAAAGATATCCGTTTATAGGAAGAATATCTCACAATTTATTCCCGTCAAACTGTTAGATAACGATAAACATCTCAAAAATGGGCAAAGATATCTTCAGCCTTTCATAGTAAGTAATGAAGCGAATAGGGACTTAGATGCTTTTTTTAGAAGCATGTCTCACATTGGACCTTCTAGAACTGAACCTAAACGTCTCTATACACAAAGTGGAGCAGCGCCACACGAAGTAGGAAAATATGGACAATGGGCCGTTGATGAGATTCTTCTATCAAAAGAAATGCGTTTCTTAGTAAAAAAATGGTTTAAAGAGTTTAATATTTCTTCTGAATTTAAACTGGAAGAACTAAGAAAAGGTTCTAGGAGGTATGAGATTCTGTTAAAGGATTATCACACAGGTACTTGGGTCACCATAGCTGATGTTGGTTTTGGAGTCTCACAACTTCTCCCAATTATTGTAGAATGTTTTAATCCAGATAGTTCAACGCTTCTTATTGAACAACCAGAAATCCATTTACATCCGAAGGGTCAGGCATCTATGGGAGATTTGTTAGTAGATAGTGTAAATAATTTAAAAAAATCGATAATTGTTGAGACACATAGCGATCTTATTATATCGCGTGTTTGCACCCATGTTGTGAAGGGCGATATATCTCCAGATGATGTAGCCATATATTATTTTGATCCATCAACTGATGGAACAAAAATTTTAAGAATAGATATAAATGAAGACGGTCAAATGGTGAATTTCCCCGAAGGATTCTTTGAAGAACGATTCAATGAAGTTGTAGAAAGGACAGATATTGTATTTGACAAAATGGATGAAGGGTGA